Proteins from a genomic interval of Equus quagga isolate Etosha38 chromosome 11, UCLA_HA_Equagga_1.0, whole genome shotgun sequence:
- the TRIM65 gene encoding tripartite motif-containing protein 65 isoform X1, which translates to MDAQEVEDKLTCAICLEVYRDPATLPCGHNFCGACIRDWGRSEKACPECREPFPDGAPLRRNMALSGVIEVLRAAPGPGPAPGPRPPAPAARCPRHGRPLELFCRTEGRCVCSACTVRECRLHERALLDAERREREAQLRAMLEVTQQQTTQAESQLQELQQRSSQIQRSACTLASVVSGKFSCLLQALEMRQAVALKDIEVAKTQALTQALDEEQRLQGRLEALARHDRRIRDLLEQLDDRTFLQESQLLAPLGPPGPLTPPQWDEDQQLGGLKELLSQLSGLLLDKGGHPRVLAEAADLGHVEAAGPLATVPSPVCPLRRKLWQNYRNLTFDPDSANHYLHLSRQDQQVKHHRKPRGPAGPDSFQLWQVQCAQSFQAGRHYWEVRTSNHSVTLGVTYPELMRHKLGPQTDNIGRGSSSWGLCIQEDGAQAWHNGEAQRLPGVSGKLLGVDLDLASGCLTFYSLDPETQPLHTFHAVFTRPLYPVFWLLEGRTLTLCHRPEAKLPPGLQEDASGLS; encoded by the exons ATGGACGCGCAGGAGGTGGAGGACAAGCTGACCTGCGCCATCTGCCTGGAGGTCTACCGGGACCCGGCGACGCTGCCCTGCGGCCACAACTTCTGCGGGGCCTGCATCCGGGACTGGGGCCGCAGCGAGAAGGCGTGCCCCGAGTGCCGGGAGCCCTTCCCGGACGGCGCGCCGCTGCGCCGCAACATGGCGCTGAGCGGCGTGATCGAGGTGCTGCGCGCCGCGCCCGGCCCGggcccggcccccggcccccggcccccggcccccgcgGCGCGCTGCCCCCGGCACGGGCGGCCGCTCGAGCTCTTCTGCCGCACCGAGGGCCGCTGCGTGTGCAGCGCGTGCACCGTGCGCGAGTGTCGCCTCCACGAGCGGGCGCTGCTGGACGCCGAGCGCCGGGAGCGCGAG GCCCAGTTGAGAGCCATGCTGGAGGTCACCCAGCAGCAGACCACCCAGGCTGAGAGCCAGCTACAGGAGCTGCAGCAACGAAGCAGCCAGATCCAG AGATCGGCCTGCACACTAGCCTCTGTGGTCTCTGGCAAGTTCAGCTGCCTGCTGCAAGCCCTGGAGATGCGGCAGGCTGTGGCACTGAAGGACATCGAGGTGGCCAAGACACAGGCACTGACGCAGGCCCTGGATGAGGAGCAGCGACTGCAGGGCCGCCTGGAGGCCCTGGCTCGCCATGACCGCAGGATCCGGGACCTCCTGGAGCAGTTGGATGACAGGACCTTCCTCCAG GAATCTCAGCTCCTGGCACCTCTGGGGCCTCCCGGGCCACTGACTCCTCCGCAGTGGGACGAAGATCAGCAGTTGGGTGGTCTGAAGGAGTTGCTCAGCCAGTTGAGTGGCCTCCTCCTGGACAAGGGAGGCCACCCCCGGGTGCTCGCTGAGGCTGCTGACTTGGGCCACGTGG AGGCCGCAGGCCCCCTGGCAACAGTCCCGAGCCCGGTGTGCCCACTGAGGAGGAAACTCTGGCAGA ATTATCGCAATCTGACCTTCGACCCAGACAGCGCCAACCACTACCTCCACCTGTCTCGGCAGGACCAGCAGGTGAAGCACCATCGAAAGCCCCGGGGCCCAGCTGGGCCAGACAGCTTCCAGCTCTGGCAGGTGCAGTGTGcccagagcttccaggctggGCGGCACTACTGGGAGGTGCGCACATCTAACCACTCAGTAACCCTGGGTGTCACCTACCCAGAACTGATGCGACACAAGCTGGGGCCCCAAACAGACAACATCGGCCGAGGGTCCAGCTCCTGGGGGCTGTGCATTCAGGAGGATGGTGCCCAGGCCTGGCACAATGGGGAGGCCCAGCGCCTCCCAGGAGTGTCAGGGAAGCTCCTGGGAGTGGATTTGGACCTGGCCTCTGGCTGCCTCACCTTCTACAGCCTGGACCCTGAAACACAGCCCCTGCACACCTTCCATGCCGTCTTCACCCGGCCTCTCTACCCTGTCTTCTGGCTCTTGGAGGGTCGGACCCTAACCTTGTGCCATCGGCCCGAGGCCAAGCTCCCTCCAGGGCTCCAGGAAGACGCCTCAGGGCTCAGCTGA
- the TRIM65 gene encoding tripartite motif-containing protein 65 isoform X2, protein MDAQEVEDKLTCAICLEVYRDPATLPCGHNFCGACIRDWGRSEKACPECREPFPDGAPLRRNMALSGVIEVLRAAPGPGPAPGPRPPAPAARCPRHGRPLELFCRTEGRCVCSACTVRECRLHERALLDAERREREAQLRAMLEVTQQQTTQAESQLQELQQRSSQIQRSACTLASVVSGKFSCLLQALEMRQAVALKDIEVAKTQALTQALDEEQRLQGRLEALARHDRRIRDLLEQLDDRTFLQESQLLAPLGPPGPLTPPQWDEDQQLGGLKELLSQLSGLLLDKGGHPRVLAEAADLGHVDYRNLTFDPDSANHYLHLSRQDQQVKHHRKPRGPAGPDSFQLWQVQCAQSFQAGRHYWEVRTSNHSVTLGVTYPELMRHKLGPQTDNIGRGSSSWGLCIQEDGAQAWHNGEAQRLPGVSGKLLGVDLDLASGCLTFYSLDPETQPLHTFHAVFTRPLYPVFWLLEGRTLTLCHRPEAKLPPGLQEDASGLS, encoded by the exons ATGGACGCGCAGGAGGTGGAGGACAAGCTGACCTGCGCCATCTGCCTGGAGGTCTACCGGGACCCGGCGACGCTGCCCTGCGGCCACAACTTCTGCGGGGCCTGCATCCGGGACTGGGGCCGCAGCGAGAAGGCGTGCCCCGAGTGCCGGGAGCCCTTCCCGGACGGCGCGCCGCTGCGCCGCAACATGGCGCTGAGCGGCGTGATCGAGGTGCTGCGCGCCGCGCCCGGCCCGggcccggcccccggcccccggcccccggcccccgcgGCGCGCTGCCCCCGGCACGGGCGGCCGCTCGAGCTCTTCTGCCGCACCGAGGGCCGCTGCGTGTGCAGCGCGTGCACCGTGCGCGAGTGTCGCCTCCACGAGCGGGCGCTGCTGGACGCCGAGCGCCGGGAGCGCGAG GCCCAGTTGAGAGCCATGCTGGAGGTCACCCAGCAGCAGACCACCCAGGCTGAGAGCCAGCTACAGGAGCTGCAGCAACGAAGCAGCCAGATCCAG AGATCGGCCTGCACACTAGCCTCTGTGGTCTCTGGCAAGTTCAGCTGCCTGCTGCAAGCCCTGGAGATGCGGCAGGCTGTGGCACTGAAGGACATCGAGGTGGCCAAGACACAGGCACTGACGCAGGCCCTGGATGAGGAGCAGCGACTGCAGGGCCGCCTGGAGGCCCTGGCTCGCCATGACCGCAGGATCCGGGACCTCCTGGAGCAGTTGGATGACAGGACCTTCCTCCAG GAATCTCAGCTCCTGGCACCTCTGGGGCCTCCCGGGCCACTGACTCCTCCGCAGTGGGACGAAGATCAGCAGTTGGGTGGTCTGAAGGAGTTGCTCAGCCAGTTGAGTGGCCTCCTCCTGGACAAGGGAGGCCACCCCCGGGTGCTCGCTGAGGCTGCTGACTTGGGCCACGTGG ATTATCGCAATCTGACCTTCGACCCAGACAGCGCCAACCACTACCTCCACCTGTCTCGGCAGGACCAGCAGGTGAAGCACCATCGAAAGCCCCGGGGCCCAGCTGGGCCAGACAGCTTCCAGCTCTGGCAGGTGCAGTGTGcccagagcttccaggctggGCGGCACTACTGGGAGGTGCGCACATCTAACCACTCAGTAACCCTGGGTGTCACCTACCCAGAACTGATGCGACACAAGCTGGGGCCCCAAACAGACAACATCGGCCGAGGGTCCAGCTCCTGGGGGCTGTGCATTCAGGAGGATGGTGCCCAGGCCTGGCACAATGGGGAGGCCCAGCGCCTCCCAGGAGTGTCAGGGAAGCTCCTGGGAGTGGATTTGGACCTGGCCTCTGGCTGCCTCACCTTCTACAGCCTGGACCCTGAAACACAGCCCCTGCACACCTTCCATGCCGTCTTCACCCGGCCTCTCTACCCTGTCTTCTGGCTCTTGGAGGGTCGGACCCTAACCTTGTGCCATCGGCCCGAGGCCAAGCTCCCTCCAGGGCTCCAGGAAGACGCCTCAGGGCTCAGCTGA
- the MRPL38 gene encoding 39S ribosomal protein L38, mitochondrial — MAAPWWRAVLYGGRRWRGFSTSAALSRRTAPLGPMPNEDIDVSNLERLEKYRSFDRYRRRAEQEARAPHWWRTYWEHFGEKSDPKEKIDIGLPPPKVCRTQQLLERKRVLRELRASVEEERAARLRTASIPLEAVRAEWERTCGPYHKQRLAEYYGLYRDLFHGATFVPRVALHVAYAVGEDDLMPVYHGNEVTPTEAAQAPEVTYEADEGSMWTLLLTNLDGHLLEPDAEYVHWLVTNIPGNRVVEGQETCPYLPPFPARGSGFHRFAFLLFKQDKPIDFSSDTRPSPCYQLAQRTFHTFDFYKKHQEAMTPAGLAFFQCRWDDSVTHIFHQLLDMREPVFEFVRPPPYHPKQKRFPHRQPLRYLDRYRDSHEPTYGIY; from the exons ATGGCGGCGCCCTGGTGGCGAGCCGTGCTGTACGGAGGTCGGAGGTGGCGGGGCTTCAGCACCTCGG CCGCCCTGAGCCGCCGGACCGCTCCTCTGGGGCCGATGCCCAACGAGGACATCGATGTGAGCAACCTGGAGCGGCTGGAGAAGTATCGCAGCTTCGACCGCTACCGGCGCCGGGCGGAGCAGGAGGCGCGGGCCCCGCACTGGTGGCGGACCTACTGGGAGCATTTCGGGGAGAAGTCAG ATCCCAAAGAGAAGATTGACATTGGGCTGCCCCCGCCCAAGGTCTGCCGGACCCAACAGCTGCTGGAGCGGAAACGGGTCCTCCGGGAGCTGCGGGCCAGTGTGGAGGAGGAGCGGGCGGCCCGCCTCCGCACAG CGAGCATCCCACTGGAGGCTGTGCGGGCCGAATGGGAGAGGACCTGTGGCCCCTACCACAAGCAGCGTTTGGCCGAATACTACGGCCTCTATCGGGACCTGTTCCACGGCGCCACCTTTGTGCCCCGAGTTGCCTTGCATGTGGCGTATGCTGTGGGTGAGGATGACTTGATGCCTGTGTACCATGGCAATGAGGTCACTCCAACTGAG GCTGCCCAGGCCCCAGAGGTGACCTATGAGGCAGACGAGGGCTCCATGTGGACGCTGCTGCTCACCAACTTGG ATGGACACCTGCTGGAACCGGATGCCGAGTACGTCCACTGGCTGGT AACCAACATCCCAGGCAACAGGGTGGTTGAAGGACAGGAGACATGTCCCTACCTCCCCCCCTTCCCTGCTCGAGGCTCTGGCTTCCACCGCTTTGCCTTCCTACTCTTCAAGCAGGACAAGCCAATCGACTTCTCCAGCGACACCCGGCCTTCACCCTG CTACCAGCTTGCCCAGCGGACCTTCCACACTTTTGATTTCTACAAGAAGCACCAGGAAGCCATGACTCCAGCTGGCCTGGCCTTCTTCCAGTGCCGCTGGGATGACTCAGTCACCCACATCTTCCACCAGCTTCTGG ACATGCGGGAGCCTGTGTTTGAGTTTGTGCGGCCACCCCCTTACCACCCCAAGCAGAAGCGTTTCCCCCACCGGCAGCCCCTGCGCTACCTGGACCGGTACAGAGACAGTCACGAACCCACTTACGGCATCTACTGA
- the TRIM47 gene encoding E3 ubiquitin-protein ligase TRIM47, producing the protein MDGSGPFSCPICLEPLREPVTLPCGHNFCLTCLGALWPHRGAGGAGGPGGAARCPLCQEPFPDGLQLRKNHTLSELLQLRQGGGPGPARAPAPEPAAPSAPPSTPEPSAPCAPEPWPTGEEPVRCDACPEGAALPAALSCLSCLASFCPAHLGPHERSPALRGHRLVPPLRRLEESLCPRHLRPLERYCRVERVCLCEACAAQEHRGHELVPLEQERALQEAEQPKVLSAVEDRMDELGAGIAQSRRTVALIKSAAAAERERVSRLFAEAAATLQGFQTEVLGFIEEGEATMLGRSQGELRRQEEQRSRLSQARHKLSQVPEADSVSFLQELLALRLALEEGCGPGPGPPKELSFTKSSQAVRAVRDMLTAACSSQWEQLRGLGSDEDGLQKLGAEDAGSQDPDSTDPLESEAPRDYFLKFAYIVDLDSDTADKFLQLFGTKGVKRVLCPINYPESPTRFTHCEQVLGEGALDRGTYYWEVEIIEGWVSVGVMAEDFSPQEPYDRGRLGRNAHSCCLQWNGRSFSVWFHGLETPLPHPFSPTVGICLEYADRALAFYAVRDGKMSLLRRLKASRARRSGTPASPIDPFQSRLDSHFAGLFTRRLKPAFFLESVDAHLQIGPLKKSCISVLKRR; encoded by the exons ATGGACGGCAGCGGGCCCTTCAGCTGCCCCATCTGCCTGGAGCCACTCCGGGAGCCGGTGACGCTGCCCTGCGGCCACAACTTCTGTCTCACCTGCCTGGGCGCGCTCTGGCCGCACCGCGGCGCGGGTGGCGCCGGCGGGCCCGGAGGCGCGGCCCGCTGCCCGCTGTGCCAGGAGCCCTTCCCCGACGGCCTGCAGCTCCGCAAGAACCACACGCTGTCCGAGCTGCTGCAGCTCCGCCAGGGCGGGGGCCCCGGCCCGGCGCGGGCCCCGGCCCCCGAGCCCGCGGCGCCCAGCGCCCCGCCCAGCACCCCGGAGCCGTCGGCTCCCTGCGCGCCCGAGCCGTGGCCGACGGGCGAAGAGCCGGTGCGCTGCGACGCGTGCCCCGAGGGCGCCGCCCTCCCCGCCGcgctctcctgcctctcctgcctcGCCTCCTTCTGCCCCGCGCACCTGGGCCCGCACGAGCGCAGCCCCGCGCTGCGCGGACACCGCCTGGTACCGCCGCTGCGCCGGCTGGAGGAGAGCCTGTGCCCGCGCCACCTGCGGCCGCTGGAGCGCTACTGCCGAGTGGAGCGCGTATGCCTGTGCGAGGCCTGCGCCGCCCAGGAGCACCGGGGCCACGAGCTCGTGCCGCTGGAGCAGGAGCGCGCGCTCCAGGAG GCGGAGCAGCCCAAAGTCCTGAGCGCTGTGGAGGACCGCATGGACGAGCTGGGCGCTGGCATTGCACAGTCTCGGCGCACGGTGGCCCTCATCAAG AGCGCAGCCGCGGCAGAGCGGGAGAGGGTGAGCCGGCTGTTTGCTGAGGCTGCAGCCACCTTGCAAGGGTTCCAGACAGAGGTGCTGGGCTTCATCGAGGAGGGGGAGGCCACCATGCTGGGCCGTTCCCAGGGCGAACTTCGGCGGCAGGAGGAACAGCGCAGCAGGCTAAGCCAGGCCCGCCACAAGCTCAGTCAGGTCCCTGAAGCCGACTCGGTCAGCTTCCTGCAG GAGCTCCTGGCGCTCAGGCTGGCCCTGGAGGAAGGGTGCGGCCCTGGGCCTGGTCCCCCAAAGGAGCTCAGCTTCACCAAGTCATCCCAAGCTGTGCGGGCGGTGAGGGACATGCTGACTGCGGCCTGCAGCAGCCAGTGGGAGCAGCTGCGGGGGCTGGGCAGTGACGAGGACGGACTGCAGAAGCTGGGCGCGGAAG ACGCAGGGTCCCAGGACCCTGACAGCACCGACCCCCTGGAGAGTGAGGCTCCCCGGGACTACTTCCTCAAGT TTGCCTACATCGTGGACCTGGACAGCGACACGGCAGACAAGTTCCTGCAGCTGTTTGGGACCAAAGGTGTAAAGAGGGTGCTGTGTCCCATCAACTACCCCGAGTCGCCCACCCGCTTCACCCACTGCGAGCAGGTGCTGGGCGAGGGCGCCCTGGACCGGGGTACATACTACTGGGAAGTGGAGATCATCGAGGGATGGGTCAGCGTGGGGGTCATGGCCGAAGACTTCTCCCCACAAGAGCCCTACGACCGGGGCCGGCTGGGCCGCAATGCCCACTCCTGCTGCCTGCAGTGGAATGGACGCAGCTTCTCTGTCTGGTTCCACGGGCTGGAGacgcccctgccccaccccttctCGCCCACGGTCGGGATCTGCCTGGAATACGCCGACCGAGCCCTGGCCTTCTATGCCGTGCGGGACGGCAAGATGAGCCTTCTGCGGAGGCTGAAGGCCTCCCGGGCCCGCCGGAGTGGCACCCCGGCCTCCCCCATTGACCCCTTCCAGAGCCGCCTGGACAGCCACTTTGCGGGGCTCTTCACGCGCAGGCTCAAGCCTGCCTTCTTCCTGGAAAGTGTGGACGCCCACCTGCAGATTGGGCCCCTCAAGAAGTCCTGCATCTCCGTGCTGAAGAGGAGGTGA